Part of the Gemmatimonadota bacterium genome is shown below.
GAGCGCCACCCCGACCCGCTGCGCTGGCGGGACCGCTCCAGCGCCGCCCGGTCCTCGGGCGACAGCCGCAGCGGTTCGAGCAGTTGCGCGGGGCGCCGGTCCGCGGGAACCGCGCGCGCGACGAGGTCGCCGCCGCGCGAGATGGTGCCCGAGTGACAACAGTCGAAGATCATCGTGATGTTGTGCGTCCGCTCGCCGAGCCGCAGCAGCTTCGCGTGGATCTCGTCGTCCGTGATGTCGAGCACCTCGGGGTGATCCGCGAACTCGTCGGGCTGTGACCAGCGCACCGCGTCCGACGGTACGATGGTGCTGTCGTGGCCATCCGCCTCGTCGAGGTCGCGGTCGGCCACGCGCGAGCCGTGGCCGGCGTAGAAGACCACCACCATGTCCCCGGGGGACGTCTCCTCGATGAGGCCGTCGAACGCCTCCAGGATCCGCGTGCGCGTCGCGTCCTCGTCCGCCAGGAAGCGGACGTTCGCAGCCGGGATGCGGTACTTGTCCTCGAGCAACGCCCGCATCAGGCGCGCGTCGTTCACGCACCCGGAGAGATCGGCGACGCTGTCGCTCGCGTAGCGATCGATGCCGATGACGAGCGCGCGACGGCCCCGCGGCGGATCCGACGTCATGGACTGCTCCTAGCCGAGCCGCTCTTCGAGCGCCGCCAGCCGATCGAGGATGGAGGGACCCTGGCCGTTCCGGTGCTCGGCCCAGCCGGGCCCACCCCGTCCACCCCGACCCGAACGGGGATCGGCGCCCCGACCGCCGCTGCCGGAGCGGGGGTCGGCACCACGGCCCCCGCTGCCCGAGCGCGGGTCGGCGCCCCGCCCGCCACTGCCGGAGCGCGGATCGGCACCGCGACCCCCGCTGCCGGAGCGCGGGTCGGCACCGCGGCCCCCACTGCCGGAACGCGGGTCGGCACCGCGACCGCCGCTGCCCGATCGCGGGTCGGCACCACGGCCCCCGCTGCCTGAACGCGGATCGGCACCGCGGCCGCCGCTGCCCGAACGGGGATCCGCGCCGCGGGAGCCGGAGCCGTCCGCCTCGTCGTCGGCCTGCGCCCACTCCTCGGCGTCGGACGCGGTCCCCACCTGCGCCTCCAGGGCCTCCAGGCGGTCGCAGATCGTGTCGAGGAAGTCCGTGAGGCGGTGCAGATAGTCGTCCAGTTCACGACCAGCGTCTTCGTAGCTCCACATGGTTTCCACCCTCGGTTGAGGTCAGGACGGTGCGATCGACGTGTCTGTGCCTGCGGGCCCGCGGCCGGGCCAGCCCAGCCGTTCGAGCGTGCGGGCGCATTCCGCCCGACGAGCGTCTCCTCCGGCGGCCACCCGACAACTCTCGAGCGCCAGCGGAAGGAAGACGGGATTGGTCTGTGCGTTCGGCTCGGCGAAGCCCCGCAGGAGCCGGTCGGCGACCTCGGGCTCCCCGGCCTCCAGCTCGAGTCGGGCTCGAACCAGCCGCTCCACGCTCAGCGGCGCCAGCAGCTCCCAATACAGGAACGACGGGGGCGCCTGCGCCGTGAGCGCGCGGAACTGCTCGAGGGCGGCGGTGGAGTCCCCCGTGCTCAACGTGATGTGTGCCGCCAACGCGTCGGCCAGGCTGCTCGTGTAGGCCTGGTCGAGGGGATCCTGCCCCGCGGCGATCTCCCGCAGTCGCTCGAGCGCGCGCTCCGCCGTCGCGCCGTCTTCGTTGCGGGATGCCCAGAACCCGAGCAGCCACAAGGACGTGCGGTAGTCGATCCCGGTCAGGTCGGGGCCGGCCGCGGCCGCGATGTCGTCGGCCCCGCGCCGGCCGATCGATTCGAGCTGGGGGTACAGCGCGCCCACCAGCACCGCCAGCTCGGACCAGCGCGTGAGCTCGGCCTCCCGCGCGGCGCGCCAGGCCGGTCGGCCCTTGCTCCACGCAGGAGCGGCGGCCGCCAGGGTCACACCGGACGCGCCCGCTGCAGAGGCGTCGAGAAGGGCCTGCACGGATTCGAAGCCGTCGGCCATCGCCTCCAGGAGCCGCCCGGCGTCCTCGACGCGGTTGCCGACCAGGAAGGAGCCGGTCAGACCCACGAGGGCGTTCCAGCTCCGGTACCCCGCGTTGGGATCGGCCACCGTGTCGCCGACCAGGAGGGCATGGTAGAGCACCTCGGAGCACGCGCGCTGGTCGCCGTCCATGCCGAGCTGGGCGGCCGCATAGAGCACCTCCCACGGCCACTCCCGCAGCCGCGGGCCCGGGTCGAGCGTCGCCGCTCCTCCGTCGGCGCAGCCGATCATGAGATCGATCTGCGCCTGCAACGCGGCGTCGGGTGAACCGTCCACGAACTGCTGGCGCGCTCTGCGGGCCCGCTCCAGGTCCCCCGCGCGTGTGAGCTCCTCGAGGCGGTGGAAGAGGACATAGCCGGCGAGCGAGTCGAGGCCCTGCGCACGTTCGAAGGGTCCGGGAGCGGAGGAGGGCACCATGCGGGGCGCCAGATGCCGATAGGTCTCCCCCAACTGCGCCCAGGCCACGGAGAAGAGTGAATCCTCCGCCAGCGCCGCTTCGAGATGCCGGACGGCGGCTTCCGCGTCGTTGGCCACGTACGCCTGGACCCCGCGCGCGAAGCTCTCGGCGCGTCCGGTCAGCGGCAGGGTCAGCGCCCGGTCGATCAGCGCGGACGCCGCTGCCGGATCGTGGATCCAGCTCGCCGCCTGGGCTCCGCGGATGCCGGCTACGCCGAACGTGGAGTCGAAGGCGAACGCCTCGCGGAAGTGGCCGAGCGCGTCGCTGAACTTCGCCCGCCGCAGCGCCGCTTCGCCGAGGAGGAAGCGGGCGACGGCCTCGGGCGGGCGGTTTCCCAGGTCTGCCTCGACGTCGGGCACCTCCGTCTCGATGAGGCGGGGCAGGAGTCCGTTGAGCGCTCGGAGCCCGGCCCGCCAGGCGTCCCCCAACGCGGCTCCGGCGTCGGCGGAGGCGATCGCGTCGCCGTCCCGGACCCCGTGCAGCCCGAGCAGAACGCGCGCCGAGTCCCCCTGCTGGATGACCCGACCCCAGACGAAGAAGCTGCATCCACGCGAGCGCGCGAGCTCGGCCATCCGACCCAGCTCCAGCCGGCGGGGATCGTTGCGGGCCTCGGCGTCCAGGAGTGGCCATCCATCCAACCACTGCAGGGGCTCGACGCCGTCGAGCGCATGACCGATGACGGTCGCGACGTCCTCGCCCACCGAGGCGCCGCCCTGGGAGGCGAGGGAGGAGACGAGCGGGAAGACCATGATGCGGGTCGGCGCGCCCGGGTCGGCCGCGCCTCGCCCCAACAGGTGCCGCCCCCCCAGGGCGGCCACGGCGAGGACCAGCAACGCGGCGCCGGAGCGCAGCACCGCGGCGCGGCGACGGGGCGGGGGGCGGATCCGACCCGGGCGCCGGCCGCGATCGGGCGCCGAAGCGTGTTCGAGCGCCCGGATCGGATCGATGCCGGAGTCGGGTGTCGGAGTCAGGCGCGGGAGCACCAGGCCGCCGAGGAGGCGCTTCGCCTGCATCTCCTCGAGACGCGCCGCCACGTCGGCGGCGGATCCGGGGCGCCCGTCCGGATCCTTGGTCAGCAGTGCCGCCACCAGGCGCGACAGCGGCTCCGGGACCGAGCGATTCAGCTCGCGCACGGCGGGCGGATCGAAGCCCACCACGTTGCCCAGCGTGTGCAAGGGGGTCCGGCCCTGGAAGGGCGTCCGGCCCGCGAGCATCTCGTACATCACCACGCCCAGCGCCCAGAGGTCGGTGCGCGGGTCGACCGCGCGCCCTTCACACTGCTCCGGAGCCATCGAGCGGTACGTTCCCACCGCGGCGTCGGCGGCGGTGAGCGCGGGGTCTTCGGCGGAAGGATCGAACGAGCGCGCGAGACCGAAGTCGAGGATCTTCGCGGCGCCGTCCGGCGTCACCACGATGTTCTCGCTCTTGAGGTCCCGATGCACGAGCCCTCGTTCATGCGCGGCGGCGAGGCCGTCGCAGACGTGCAGGAGGATCCGCAGGCCCGCCTCGGCGGTCAGCCCGCCGTCCACCAGCAGCGAGGAGAGCGGAGTGCCGTCCACGTACTCCATCACGATGGAGTCGCCCGCGCCGTCCTCGACGATGTCGTAGATCTGCACGACGGCGGGATGGCTCAGGGTGGCGACCGCGCGCGCCTCCCGGCGTAGGCGCTGGCGCTGGGCTTCATCGACCGCCGCGCTCGAGCGCACCCGCTTGATGGCGACCGACCGATCCAGCCGGTCGTCGTGGGCCAGGAATACTTCACCCATCCCGCCCGCGCCCAGCGGCCGGATGAGCCGGTAGGCACCGATGGTCTGCCCGGACGGATCCGGTGGGGTGTTGGAGCTCATGGGGAAGGCCTCAGGGGGGATTCAGGCCCTGACGCACGGTACGGCGCGACCGGCGACCGGAGCAAGGGAGCCGTCTTGCTGGGAGCCGGTCGGGCACCGAAGGTATGTGCGTCCTTCCCCGGGAGTGCGCGTGGATGTCCCAGGCCTGAGCGGGCTGGAGCCCGAGTTCACGCTCCTTCGCCCATTGGGCGAGGGCGCCATGGCCGAGGTGTTCCTGGCGCGCGAGGCTGCGCTCGGCCGTCTCGTGGCCATCAAGGTGGTACGGGACACGCTCGCCAGCGACGCCGAGGCCCGCGCCCGGTTCGAGCGGGAGGCCCGCTCGGCGGCAGGCCTCTCCCATCCCAACGTGGTCGAGGTGCACCGCGTCGCCGCTCTTCCCGACGGCCGTCCGTATCTGGTGATGGAGTACGTCGAGGGTCAGAACCTGGCCGACGCCCTGCACGCCGGGACCGTGGACGCCGGGATGGCCCGGGAGGTCCTGCGTGGCGTCGCGTCGGCCCTGGGCGCGGCGCATGAGCGGGGTATCGTGCACCGCGATGTCCGCCCTGCGAACATCCTCTGGGACCCCCGGCGCCGCCGTGCCGTGCTCACCGACTTCGGCATCGCCGGCGTCCTCGAGACCGGCGGCGAGGCGGCGACCCGCCTGACCCGCGCCGGTCAGGTGCTCGGGGATCCGCAGTACACGAGTCCCGAGCATCTCGTGGGCGATCCCGTCACCGGCGCATCGGACGTCTATGCCCTGGGGATCGTCGGCTATCAGCTCCTGGCCGGGCGGGGCCCCTACGCGGCCCAGGGTTCCGCGCGGATCGCGGCCGCCCACCTCCGGGAGCAGGCGGTCCCGCTGTCCTCCCTCCGTCCGGATCTGCCGCCGGCCCTGGCACGCCTGCTCACCGCCTGTCTGGCCAAGCGGCCGGAGCAGCGACCCCGGATGGCCGACCTGGTGGCCCACCTCGAGCGGCCGGACGACGTTCTCGTGAGCGCCAGCGGTGCCCGGGGCCGCACCCAGTCGCTGGAGGCGGCGGTCGAACAGCTCCCGGCGCTCCAGAGCTTCCTCCAGGAGCTGAAGCGGCGCCGGGTCTTCAACGTGGCGGCCGTGTATGCCGTAGCCTCCTTCGGCCTGCTCCAGGTGGGGGAGCTGATCCTCCCGGCGCTTCCCGTGCCCGAATGGGCCTACACGGCGTTGGTGGCCACCATCCTCGCGGCCTTCCCGGTTGCGCTCGTGCTCGCCTGGATCTTCGACGTGGGGTCGGATGGGCTCACCCGCTCCCGCTCCGATCCGACCAGCGTGCGCGGCCCCACGCTGCGCGTCCTCCAGGTCACCGGCCTGGCCCTGTCGCTGGGCGTGGCGATTCTCATCGGGTGGTGGATCCTGTCCGCCTGAACGTCCTGACGCGGATGTGGGGACCTGCCGCGGGGATGCCGTCGCGGTCCCCCGGGGCCCGACCGGGCTTCCCCCCGTTCCAACCTTCCAGCCCTCGGCGCCGTCATAGGTAAGCATCTTACCTGTAGGAAGCCAGACGGTGTGCCCGCCACCAGGGGCCGAAGGGGGAAGGGTGGAACTGATCCGAGGGACGCTGGACCTGCTCATCCTGCGCACGCTGAGCTGGGGCCCGATGCACGGCTACGCCATCTCGCGCTGGATCCGTGAGCGGTCCGGAGACGTGCTCGAGCTCACCCAGGGCGCCCTGTACCCCGCGCTTCGCCGCCTCGAGGCCGGGGGGCACCTCGCGTCGGCATGGGAGGTCTCCGACACCGGGCGCGACACCAAGGTCTACTCGCTGACGCCGGGGGGGAGGGCGCACCTCCGCCGGCTCCAGTCCGAGTGGTCGCGCTACGTGGACCTGATGGAGCGGGTGCCCCTGGCGCCCGAGGGGGTCCGATGAGCGGAACCGGGCGTCGGAAGCGCGAACGACTCCACGAGCTGCCCGTCCCGGAGGACGTCCGCAAGGAGATCGAGGCCCATCTGCGCGCGGAGGAGGAGGAGCTGGTCCGCGCGGGTTGGGACCCGGAGAGCGCGCGGGCCGAGGCGCTCCGTCGGTTCGGGGAAGTCGGGGCCGTGCAGGAGGACTGCGAGCGGATCACCCGCCAGACGCGGCGCGCCACCCGCCGGACCCGCGGGTGGCAGGCCATCCGGCAGGACGTCGGATATGCGGTCCGGCGCCTCGCGCGGAGCCCTGGCTTCACGGCACTGGCCGTGGGGACGCTCGCTCTCGGCATCGGCGCGAACACGGCCATCTTCAGCCTCATCGACGGTGTGCTGCTGGCGCCTCTCCCGTACGCCGAGCCGGACGGCCTCGTCACGTTGGCGGAGGAGCACGAAGGCGGGCGGCCCGGCCCGATCCCCTGGCCCAACTATCAGGACTGGCGCGCCCGCTCGCGGTCCTTGCAGCAGGTCGCGCTCTACGGCGGCGGAACCACCACCGTGCTCGGCGGGACCGAGCCCGTCCGGGCGGAGGTCGCCCCCGTCAGCGAGGACTTCTTTCCGGCCTTCCGGGCCACCGCCCAACGGGGACGCACCACGCTCCCGGACGACCACCGCCCCGGCGCAGCGCCCGTCGCGGTGGTGGCCCATTCGTTCTGGCGGGACCAGCTCGCACAGGATCCGGACGTTCTAGAACGCTCCCTCCAGATCTACGGCCGCTCCCTGCAGATCGTAGGCGTCCTGCCGGAGGGCTTCGATTTCCCCCGGCAGGCGCAGATCTGGGTCCCGATGGAGCTGCTTCCCCAGTCCGACAGCCGGACGGCCCACAACTGGAGCGGGGTCGGGCGGTTGGCTCCCGGTCAGACGGCAGCCGACGCCGATCGTGAGGCGGACGCACTGGCGGCGGCGTTGGCGGCGGAGCTGCCCGCGGACGACTACGACGCGGTCGGCGGAGTGGTCACCCCGCTCAAGGAGACGTTGACCGGTGCCACCCGGACGCCACTGCTGGTGCTCCTGGGCGCGTCCGCCCTGATCCTGCTGATCGCCTGCGTCAACCTGGCCAGCACAGTCCTGGCCCGCGGTGCCGCTCGTGCCACCGAGCTGGCGGTCCGCTCTTCCCTGGGCGCCTCCCGCGCCCGCCTCGTGCAACAGCTGGCGACCGAGAGCATGGTCCTCGCGGCCGTCGGGGGAGGGGTGGGGATCGGAGTGGCTTGGGTCGTCCTCGCAGCGGTCCTCCGGTACGGCACCGCATTCGTACCCGGCCTCGCGGACGTCTCCCTCGATGGCAGCGTGCTCGGCTTCACCCTGCTGGCCACGGTGGCCACCGGGCTGCTGTTCGGGCTCTTCCCGGCCCTGCGCCTGGCCTCGGACGACCTGGCCGCGGAGACGCGGAGTGGGACGCGGGCGGGCGAATCGCCTCAGCGCGCACGCACCTGGCGGCTGCTCGTCGGGGCCGAGGTGGCGCTGGCCCTGCTCCTCCTCGTGGGCTCCGGTCTCCTGATCCGGAGCTTCGGCGCCCTGGTGAGCCAGGAGACGGGCGTCTCGAGCGACGGGGTGGCCATGGCCCAGTTGGCGCTGGACCCGGTCCGGTACAGCTCGATGCCCGAGGTGGTGGCGTGGTACGAGCGGCTGGCGCGCGAGCTGGACGATCACCCCGCGATCGAGGCGGTCGGAGTCGCCAACGCCTATCCGGTGTCCGGCGGCATGGGGAACGGCACCATCCAGCTCGACGGCGACATGAGCCGGGAGGCCTATGGCTGGTACGTCACGGCGACCGCGGGCTACTTCGCCGCCCTCGACATCCCGCTCCTCGAGGGACGCATGTTCGACGGCCGCGATCACGCGAACGCCCCGCACGTGGCGCTCGTCAGCCGCTCGTTCGCGGAGGAAGCGTGGCCGGGGGAGAACCCCATCGGCCGCCAGATCACGGGCGGCGGCATGGACGACCACTGGGAGCAGCCGAGCTTCGCCACGGTGGTGGGCGTGGTGGGCGATGTGCGCTATCGCGGTCTGGCCCAGCCGGCGGAGCCCACCTTCTACTTCCACCTGCCGCAGCGACCCTACCGGGCCCGGACCTACTCGACTGTCGTGGCCCGCGGCGTCGGTGGAGACGCCTCGGCGGCAGGGCAGGTCCTGGGCACGACACTCAGGGCGCTCGATCCCGACCTGCCCCCCCGGATCGAGTCGCTGGACACGCGGATCGGTGACTCGGTGGGCCAGCGTCGCTTCGTCGTCGTGCTGCTCGGCGCTTTCGCGGCGACGGCGCTCCTGCTCGCGCTGATCGGTCTGTACGGGGTCGTCTCGTACCGGGTCGCGCGGCGGACGCGGGAGGTGGGTGTGCGGATCGCCCTGGGTGCGGGGACCGCCGCGGTCCGACGCCTCGTCATCCGGGACGCCCTCGGCATGGTCGCGGGCGGGCTGGTCGTCGGGGTGCTGTTGGCGCTCGCCCTGGGCTCCACGCTCCGGAGCATGCTCTACGGCGTCGCAAGCACCGATCCGCTGACCTTCCTGCTGGCCGTTCCGGTGCTGATGGCCGGCGCGTTCCTGGCCACCTGGATCCCTGCACGACGGGCCACCCGGGTGGATCCCACGTCCGCCATGCGGGCCGAATAGGGGCCCTCGACCGGCCGCCGGGCCGCAGCCGTGCCCGGGAGCGGGGCACGGCTGTGCCCGGACCGGGGGGCGGGGTCGCCCGGGACCGGGGCGCGTGGCGTTGCCCGGACCGCGGCGCGCGACGCTGGCGGATCCTTGTGCCGGAGAGGCGTTCCGGCGGATTGATCTGTTGAAGCAGATCAATGGGACAAACCACCGTCGACAGGTACATCGCGGACACCGGTCGCCTGCATCCCGGATCCGTCGTCCGTGGCCCAGCGCGTGACGTGGGGGGTCTCCGGAGCTCAGACGGAGAGCCGGAGCGTGCATGGGGATGGGGCACACAAGAACAAGGGCTCCCGGTCGGTGACCGGGAGCCCTTCGGATCTCCGGGGTCGGGCGGAGTTTCCGCCCGACGCCCGGACCCCATCCTCGCGATCGACTACTTGATCCAGAGCATGTCCCGATAGGTGGGCAGAGGCCACGCGTCCTCGGGCAGGATCCGCTCGAGCTGGTCCGCGACCTCGCGCACGCCGTTCATGGCCGGGATCACGTTGTCCCGCATGTGCAGCGCCTTCGAGTGCACGTCGTCGCCGCCCAGCTCCGCGTTCTGCGCATCGAGGGCGACGAGCCGCGTCACGAGGGTGTCGACGAGTCCCGCCAGGCGCTCGACCTCGCCACCCAGCCCGGTGAGGCTCGGCACGGCGGCCTGGGCCGCCGACGCCGCCTGTGCCAGCTCGGTCAGATAGCGCGCCGCGGCGGGCAGGATCAGCGTGCGAGCGAGACGCGCGGTGGTCTCCCCCTCGATGTTGATCTTGCGGAAGTACTGGTCGATCTTGACCTCGAGCCGGGACTCGAGCTCCCGCGGCGAGAGCACACCGTACTTCTCGAACAGCTTCTCGTTCTTCGCCGACGTCATGGTCGGCAGCGCGTCGATCGTGGTGCGCAGGTTGAGCAGCCCACGCCGCGCCGCCTCGTCCTGCCACTCCTGCGAATAGCCGTCCCCGTTGAAGATGATGGGGCCGAGCTCCTTGATCTCCTTGGCCAACAGCGCCCTCAGGGCTGCCGTGAGCTCGGTGCCACTGGCGATCCCCTGCTCGAGCTCGGTGGTCATGTCGTCCACCGCCTCGGCCACGATGGTGTTCAGGACGGTGGCCGGCCACGAGACGCTCTGGGAAGCACCCAGGGCGCGGAATTCGAACTTGTTGCCGGTGAAGGCGAACGGCGAGGTGCGGTTGCGGTCCCCGGAGTGCTGGGGGAGATGAGGCAGCACCTTCACACCGAGGCCGAGGAGGCCACCGCCCTTGCTCGAAGCCGCCGTGCCGGACTCGGCGAGCTGGCGGAAGATGTCTTCGAGCTGGTCACCCAGGAACACCGAGATGATGGACGGAGGCGCCTCGTTCGCACCCAGCCGGTGGTCGTTGCCGGCATGGGCGACCGATGCCCGCAGCAGGTCCTGGTGCCGGTAGACGGCACGCAGCACCGCCGTGCAGAAGAACAGGAACAGCCGGTTGTCGTGCGGCGTCTCGCCCGGCTCGAGCAGGTTGTGCCGATCCGTGCCGAACGACCAGTTCAGATGCTTGCCGCTGCCGTTCACGCCGGCGAACGGCTTCTCGTGCAGCAGGCAGACGAGCCCGAACTTCCGCGCGTTCCGCTGCAGCGTGAGCATCATGAGCTGCTGGTGGTCGGCCGCGAGGTTGGCCTGCTCGTACACCGGCGCCATCTCGAACTGGTTCGGGGCCACCTCGTTGTGGCGCGTCTTCATGGGCACGCCGAGCTTGTAGAGGTCCGTCTCCACCGACTGCATGAAGGCCAGGACCCGCTCGTCGATCGAACCGAAGTAGTGGTCCTCCAGCTCCTGGCCCCGCGGCGGCTTGGCGCCCAGGACGGTGCGGCCGGTGGTGACCAGATCGGGACGGCGGTAGTAGAACTCCTGGTCGATCAGGAAGAACTCCTGCTCGGGACCCATGTTGGCCGTGACCCGGCTGCTGCTCTCCCCGAAGACGGCGAGCGCACGACGGGTGACGCGGTCGAGCGCGTCCATCGAGCGCAGAAGCGGGATCTTCTTGTCGAGGCTGTCGCCGGTCCAGGAGCTGAACGCGGTGGGGATGCAGAGCGTGGCGCCGCCCGGTCCTTCGATCAGGAATGCGGGGGACGTGGGGTCCCAGGCCGTGTAGCCGCGCGCTTCGAAGGTGGCGCGCAGGCCGCCGGAGGGGAACGAGGAGGCGTCGGGCTCACCCTGGATGAGCTCCTTGCCCCGGAACTCGGACAGCGCGCGCCCGTCCTTGACGACCAGGAAGGAATCGTGCTTCTCGGCGGTCAGGCCGGTGAGCGGCTGGAACCAATGGGTGAAGTGGCTCGCGCCCCGCGCGATGGCCCAATCCTTCATCGCGCCCGCAACCGCATCCGCCACGGTCGGGTCGAGCTCGGTCCCCTCTTCGATGGTGCCCAGCAGCCGCTGGAAGACCTGGGCAGGGAGACGGGCCTTCATCTCGCTGAGGCCGAAGGTGTCCGAGCCG
Proteins encoded:
- a CDS encoding serine/threonine-protein kinase, with product MSSNTPPDPSGQTIGAYRLIRPLGAGGMGEVFLAHDDRLDRSVAIKRVRSSAAVDEAQRQRLRREARAVATLSHPAVVQIYDIVEDGAGDSIVMEYVDGTPLSSLLVDGGLTAEAGLRILLHVCDGLAAAHERGLVHRDLKSENIVVTPDGAAKILDFGLARSFDPSAEDPALTAADAAVGTYRSMAPEQCEGRAVDPRTDLWALGVVMYEMLAGRTPFQGRTPLHTLGNVVGFDPPAVRELNRSVPEPLSRLVAALLTKDPDGRPGSAADVAARLEEMQAKRLLGGLVLPRLTPTPDSGIDPIRALEHASAPDRGRRPGRIRPPPRRRAAVLRSGAALLVLAVAALGGRHLLGRGAADPGAPTRIMVFPLVSSLASQGGASVGEDVATVIGHALDGVEPLQWLDGWPLLDAEARNDPRRLELGRMAELARSRGCSFFVWGRVIQQGDSARVLLGLHGVRDGDAIASADAGAALGDAWRAGLRALNGLLPRLIETEVPDVEADLGNRPPEAVARFLLGEAALRRAKFSDALGHFREAFAFDSTFGVAGIRGAQAASWIHDPAAASALIDRALTLPLTGRAESFARGVQAYVANDAEAAVRHLEAALAEDSLFSVAWAQLGETYRHLAPRMVPSSAPGPFERAQGLDSLAGYVLFHRLEELTRAGDLERARRARQQFVDGSPDAALQAQIDLMIGCADGGAATLDPGPRLREWPWEVLYAAAQLGMDGDQRACSEVLYHALLVGDTVADPNAGYRSWNALVGLTGSFLVGNRVEDAGRLLEAMADGFESVQALLDASAAGASGVTLAAAAPAWSKGRPAWRAAREAELTRWSELAVLVGALYPQLESIGRRGADDIAAAAGPDLTGIDYRTSLWLLGFWASRNEDGATAERALERLREIAAGQDPLDQAYTSSLADALAAHITLSTGDSTAALEQFRALTAQAPPSFLYWELLAPLSVERLVRARLELEAGEPEVADRLLRGFAEPNAQTNPVFLPLALESCRVAAGGDARRAECARTLERLGWPGRGPAGTDTSIAPS
- a CDS encoding serine/threonine-protein kinase; its protein translation is MDVPGLSGLEPEFTLLRPLGEGAMAEVFLAREAALGRLVAIKVVRDTLASDAEARARFEREARSAAGLSHPNVVEVHRVAALPDGRPYLVMEYVEGQNLADALHAGTVDAGMAREVLRGVASALGAAHERGIVHRDVRPANILWDPRRRRAVLTDFGIAGVLETGGEAATRLTRAGQVLGDPQYTSPEHLVGDPVTGASDVYALGIVGYQLLAGRGPYAAQGSARIAAAHLREQAVPLSSLRPDLPPALARLLTACLAKRPEQRPRMADLVAHLERPDDVLVSASGARGRTQSLEAAVEQLPALQSFLQELKRRRVFNVAAVYAVASFGLLQVGELILPALPVPEWAYTALVATILAAFPVALVLAWIFDVGSDGLTRSRSDPTSVRGPTLRVLQVTGLALSLGVAILIGWWILSA
- a CDS encoding PadR family transcriptional regulator; its protein translation is MELIRGTLDLLILRTLSWGPMHGYAISRWIRERSGDVLELTQGALYPALRRLEAGGHLASAWEVSDTGRDTKVYSLTPGGRAHLRRLQSEWSRYVDLMERVPLAPEGVR
- a CDS encoding ABC transporter permease, giving the protein MSGTGRRKRERLHELPVPEDVRKEIEAHLRAEEEELVRAGWDPESARAEALRRFGEVGAVQEDCERITRQTRRATRRTRGWQAIRQDVGYAVRRLARSPGFTALAVGTLALGIGANTAIFSLIDGVLLAPLPYAEPDGLVTLAEEHEGGRPGPIPWPNYQDWRARSRSLQQVALYGGGTTTVLGGTEPVRAEVAPVSEDFFPAFRATAQRGRTTLPDDHRPGAAPVAVVAHSFWRDQLAQDPDVLERSLQIYGRSLQIVGVLPEGFDFPRQAQIWVPMELLPQSDSRTAHNWSGVGRLAPGQTAADADREADALAAALAAELPADDYDAVGGVVTPLKETLTGATRTPLLVLLGASALILLIACVNLASTVLARGAARATELAVRSSLGASRARLVQQLATESMVLAAVGGGVGIGVAWVVLAAVLRYGTAFVPGLADVSLDGSVLGFTLLATVATGLLFGLFPALRLASDDLAAETRSGTRAGESPQRARTWRLLVGAEVALALLLLVGSGLLIRSFGALVSQETGVSSDGVAMAQLALDPVRYSSMPEVVAWYERLARELDDHPAIEAVGVANAYPVSGGMGNGTIQLDGDMSREAYGWYVTATAGYFAALDIPLLEGRMFDGRDHANAPHVALVSRSFAEEAWPGENPIGRQITGGGMDDHWEQPSFATVVGVVGDVRYRGLAQPAEPTFYFHLPQRPYRARTYSTVVARGVGGDASAAGQVLGTTLRALDPDLPPRIESLDTRIGDSVGQRRFVVVLLGAFAATALLLALIGLYGVVSYRVARRTREVGVRIALGAGTAAVRRLVIRDALGMVAGGLVVGVLLALALGSTLRSMLYGVASTDPLTFLLAVPVLMAGAFLATWIPARRATRVDPTSAMRAE
- a CDS encoding glutamine synthetase III, with the translated sequence MKTASRFDALAAARGWAAPGSANGGSAPADPVEIFGSDTFGLSEMKARLPAQVFQRLLGTIEEGTELDPTVADAVAGAMKDWAIARGASHFTHWFQPLTGLTAEKHDSFLVVKDGRALSEFRGKELIQGEPDASSFPSGGLRATFEARGYTAWDPTSPAFLIEGPGGATLCIPTAFSSWTGDSLDKKIPLLRSMDALDRVTRRALAVFGESSSRVTANMGPEQEFFLIDQEFYYRRPDLVTTGRTVLGAKPPRGQELEDHYFGSIDERVLAFMQSVETDLYKLGVPMKTRHNEVAPNQFEMAPVYEQANLAADHQQLMMLTLQRNARKFGLVCLLHEKPFAGVNGSGKHLNWSFGTDRHNLLEPGETPHDNRLFLFFCTAVLRAVYRHQDLLRASVAHAGNDHRLGANEAPPSIISVFLGDQLEDIFRQLAESGTAASSKGGGLLGLGVKVLPHLPQHSGDRNRTSPFAFTGNKFEFRALGASQSVSWPATVLNTIVAEAVDDMTTELEQGIASGTELTAALRALLAKEIKELGPIIFNGDGYSQEWQDEAARRGLLNLRTTIDALPTMTSAKNEKLFEKYGVLSPRELESRLEVKIDQYFRKINIEGETTARLARTLILPAAARYLTELAQAASAAQAAVPSLTGLGGEVERLAGLVDTLVTRLVALDAQNAELGGDDVHSKALHMRDNVIPAMNGVREVADQLERILPEDAWPLPTYRDMLWIK